The Natranaerovirga pectinivora DNA segment AAGTTAAAATAGCACCCACAGTAACATAAATATCTGCAATGTTAAATACAGGGAAATCTATTAATTTAAAATATATAAAATCAACTACATACCCAAGAAAAATTCTGTCAATCAAATTCCCAATTGCTCCTGAGACAATTAAAATCAAACAAAATCTTATATAATTGTATTTTTTTTCTTTAGGTATTTTATTATAGTAATAAATAATAAATCCTAAAATAGCAAAGGTTATAATTACAAAAAACATTACTCTATTTTGCATTATACCAAATGCTGCCCCTCTATTTTCTACATATACCAATTCAAAAACATCTTTTATTATTGGTATGCCCCTTGTATTCATAAGGTGTTCTATGGCTAAATATTTTGTTATTTGATCTATTCCTACTAAAACAAAAACTGCAATAATAAAACTAAGCATATCCCTCTCCTTATGAAATAATGTTATTTATAGCATTCAATAATTCATCATCTGTTACATCTGTATATATGTTTGCTACCCCTAATTCATTTAACAAAATAAAATGTAATACACTAGACTTAACTTTTTTGTCTAATTTCGTTACTTTAATGATTTCTTCAGGAGATATATCTTTTACCTCAATGGGCAAATTATACTTCACTAAGACATTATTAATTCTATAACATTTTTCTTTGGATATATAGCCTCTTTTATATGAAAGATAAGCAGCAACTACCATACCTACAGACACACATTCCCCATGCAACCAAGTAAAATCTTTTATTTTTTCAATGGCATGGCCTACTGTATGCCCAAAATTTAGTAATGCTCTAATATTTTCTTCTTTTTCATCTTTCTCTACTACATCTTTTTTTATGCAACAGCTTCTATAGATCATTTCTGTTAAAGACTCTTGATTTAAAAGGTTTACTTGTTCACTATTTTTCTCTAACCAATCTAGATACTCTAAATCTTTTATTAAAGCATGTTTTATAATCTCTGCCATTCCCGAACTAAATTCGTTTTTAGGCAATGTATCAATGGTTTTAGTATTAATAATCACAGCTCTCGGTTGATAAAAGGCACCAACCATGTTTTTATATCCTTTAAAATCCACACCTGTTTTTCCACCAATACTACTGTCTACTTGTGATAATAATGACGTCGGCATTTGAATAAAATCAATACCTCTAAGGTAAGTAGATGCTGTAAATCCTGTTAAATCACCAACAACACCACCACCTAATGCAATTAAAATTGATTTTCTATCAAACTTTTCATTTATTAATAGTTCATATAATTCATATACTGTATTTAGTGTTTTATTTTCTTCCCCTGCTGGAAAAGTAAATGCCACCACCTTTTCAGCACTATACCCTAAGGCATTTTTAACTTCTTCTAAATAAATATTGCCTACATTTGTATCTGTTACGATACAAACTTTTTTATTAGTAAAATCAATATGATCTAATAACCCTAATAATCCTTCGTAGGATTGACAGAACTTTATAGGATATTCTTTATCTTTTGTTTTTATTTGTAATTCTCTATTCATCTTTATCTCCCTTTAAAATAAGAACTCTAATCATTAGAGTTCTCTTTAGTTTGCCCTTCTTTAATTTCATTATCATTATTGTTTTTTGATAAATGCTCTAAGAATGAATCTATTTCATCTTTACTTGTAATATTAGCCATAGAGATTGTTTTATCATCAATTATTTCTAACTGAGTCTTTAAGAATTGTTTTATTTGAATCTTATATGTATCGTAGTGGCTAATAAGTTCTTCAATTTTTATTTGAACTCTATACAATTCATCTTTTGCTTCTTGTACAATTAAGGTTGCTTTCAACTCTGCTTCTTTTTCTATTTGTTGAGCTTTGTTATGTGCGTTTGCTCTTGTTTCTTCCGCTGTTCTTTCAGCTAGAAGCAAAGTGCTTTGAAGTGTTTCTTCAATTGTTTTATAATAAGAAATACCTTCATTTAATACATTGATTTTATCTTTTAGTTCTATGTTTTCCTTATAGAGTTTTTCATAATGATTCATTATTTCTCTTAAGAATTTATCAACTTCTTTGGCACTATAGCCCATTCCACCCTTTTTAAAGGTTTTTGACTCAATATCTAACGGTGTCAACATATAAAACTCCTCCTAAATAAAGCGATCTATTATAATATAATTACGTCCTTTTTTAGTTTGTTGCTTTACTTCCCTGTAAATTATCTTTCCTAAACCTCTAACGGATACAATATCGTTTTCTTTTAAGATATAACTGTTAGATTGAATTAACTTTCCATTAACAAAAACTTTACCCCCCTGTATTAAAGGAGTCATCTGCCCCCTAGACTTTGTAAACCCTAATGCAATTACAGTATCTAATCTAATTGAAGATACAGAACCGCTAATGGTTTTAAACTTAGGGCTAAATTCAACCTCATTTAAATCATATATGATATCAATTTCTATACTTGTCCTTTTTATTTCAAAAAAATTGTCCTTAATATAATTAGAAATACCCTCTGTACAAAAAACAAATGCTTCACTATCATTTATTATGATGTCACCAATTTTACTTCTATCTATCCCTAAACTCAAAATCGCCCCTAAGTAATCTCTATGGTTCAATTCATCTTTAAATTTCGGGCTACTAGGTTTTATTTTCAAGCAAGCATATGGGGCATATAATTCTTTTTCATCGTAATGATTTGGATAAAAAACAATCATTTTTCTTTCAGCATATTTGTACCCACCATCTAAAGACACATTTATATTTTGAGTTTCTTCTTTTACCCAGCTTAATAAATTTTGTTCGTTTAGATTTAAAAAATCTGAGAAAGTGGGAATATTTTTGTTATGACATATACTAGCTAAATCCCTTAGCCTATTGATTACAATTTGCTCTTCTTTATTCACGGTCTTATAAGCCTCTTAATATAGAATCTATAAATCTTTGTAAGTATGCTAATATAATAAATACTATAATAGGTGAAAAGTCTAACATAGATGTTCTGCCACCAAAAACCGATTTTTGTATTAGACGTCTTACTGGGGAAAGTAATGGCTCAACTATAGATCTTATAAACTGAACCAATGGATTATTAGGCTTAATTGGCAACCAAGACATTATTATATATGCAATCAAAAATATTTCTAATGCTCTAAAAAAGTACAAAAAGGTTGTTAAAATAATTTGCAATGTTTGTTCTGGCATTGAGTCCTCCTGCTATCTTGCTAAATTTTTATTCTCAGTCAAACTTGTTCTCTTCCTCAGCAAGAGACATCATTTGAGTATATTATAGTTATTCCTTTTTCCAAGGTAAAATTATCCCATTTGTTTTTAATTCTTCTTTAAAGTCTCCTGCTATATCTACATTGTCAGGGGCAATAATAAAAATATTATTGGTAACTCTTTGAAGGTTACCATTTAAAGAATAACAAGCACCACTAATAAAGTCCATTATTCTTTGAGCAGTGTCTCTTTCCATAGTCTCTAAATTAATTACAACAGGTCTTTTAGATCTTATATGGTCACAAATGTCTTGTGCTTCGTCATAGGATTCTGGATGTATCACAATGACTTCCATTTGTATATTTGTATGGATGTTTACAATTTTTGAGTTATTTCTTTTATATTGTTTTAATTGTCTTACCTCTGTCATCGGTTCTGCTACCGCAATCTCTTCCTCTGTTTGTTCCATTTCAAATTCTTCCTCATCGTCATTTAATTTCATAAAATTCATCATTTTGTCCAAAAACTTAGACATAGTATCCACCCCTATTTATAATTTCTTTCTCCAAAAATACCAGTTCCAACTCTTATCATAGTTGCGCCTTCTTCAATTGCAACTTCAAAATCATTCGTCATCCCCATGGATAAAATCTCCATATTAACATTATCAATGTTTTTACTTTTTATGTCAACATATAATTCCTTCATTTTAGCAAAAAATGCCCTATTTTCTTCAGGATTATCTGTATAGGGTGCAATAGTCATTAATCCTTTCACAGAAACATTACTTAATTTCGATATGCTATGAATTAGAAGGTATAAGGCTTCCTTTTCTACACCGAATTTTGACTCTTCATTTGCAATATTAACCTGAACTAAAATATTAACGATAATACCTCTTTTGTTTCCTTCTTCATTTATCTTTTCAGCCAGTCTTAGAGAATCTACGGAATGTATTAAAGAAACCTTATCAATAATATATTTGACTTTATTTCTTTGCAGATGCCCTATAAAATGCCAATTAATTCTATGGCTAATTTCTTCCATCTTATCTCTTAGTTCTTGAACTTTGTTTTCGCCAAAATCAACCATGCCTTCCTTATAAGCAGCATCAATATATTCATTAGGCTTTGTTTTACTTACTGCAATAAGTGTCACTTCACTAGGGTCTCTACCTACTTTTATACAAGCTTTTTTAATCTGTTGATCCACTTCTGCTAGATTATCTTTTATATGCATATGCATTTATACCACCTCTTTAATAAACAATTTCATTTTCTTCTACTTCATTAGCATTCATTATTATATGATCATATAGCCGAATGCCATATGGCGTACCTTGTTTTACTATGGTATAAGCGTTATTAGAAAACACCTTTTCAATCAATTTAAATTGAGCAAACCCTCTAATAGAATCATATACCCCTTCTAAACTTACCATATAATCCACTCTAAAACTTTCAGTAGAGTTAGGTTTTATAATAACATCATTATGATTGAGTACCGTATCTCTAATATAATAATAGTCATCATCTAAATAATTCATAGCAAATGGTATAAATTGAACCGTTTGAGAGCCATCATCTAATGTTGTTGCTCTCATAATACCATTCTCACTACCACTCCTTGTAACAAAGTCTCTTGGTATTCTATAGAAACTCTTAGATATTATAGCACTATTTGGTATTTTAATACCTTGTATATCATTATATATAATTTCAAAATCCATAAATCTATAATCTGTAAAATCATTAACGGAATGATTGAATTCAAGAACAATCTTTCCACTGTTTTTCTCTATAATTAGCCCTGTTAATTCTCGATCATTAAATAAATTAATATTAAGTGTATTTCTATTTTCAATATAATTCAACAAGCTCTCTGTTGGTTCAAATACCATATACCATTTTTGACTATTTATAATTTTATATAAAGGGTCTCCTACACTTACTCTATTTGTTAGAAGTTGTTCATTAGTCACCTTTTCACTAAGAATGATTGTATCAACATTTTCAAGAGAAAGCTCTTCTAGACCATCCATTCTATATGAAATTATACCACTGTACTTACTTCTTATAACATTCATTCCATTCATATCAATATTATTATTATTTACAATTTTATTAAACTCGATTAGACTATTGTTTATTTTATATGTAAGATCATAAACTGAATTAAAATATGAATCATTGTATTC contains these protein-coding regions:
- a CDS encoding YlmH family RNA-binding protein, translating into MNKEEQIVINRLRDLASICHNKNIPTFSDFLNLNEQNLLSWVKEETQNINVSLDGGYKYAERKMIVFYPNHYDEKELYAPYACLKIKPSSPKFKDELNHRDYLGAILSLGIDRSKIGDIIINDSEAFVFCTEGISNYIKDNFFEIKRTSIEIDIIYDLNEVEFSPKFKTISGSVSSIRLDTVIALGFTKSRGQMTPLIQGGKVFVNGKLIQSNSYILKENDIVSVRGLGKIIYREVKQQTKKGRNYIIIDRFI
- the lspA gene encoding signal peptidase II; this encodes MLSFIIAVFVLVGIDQITKYLAIEHLMNTRGIPIIKDVFELVYVENRGAAFGIMQNRVMFFVIITFAILGFIIYYYNKIPKEKKYNYIRFCLILIVSGAIGNLIDRIFLGYVVDFIYFKLIDFPVFNIADIYVTVGAILTFILIIFVYKNDEFFNKYL
- a CDS encoding cell division protein SepF, yielding MSKFLDKMMNFMKLNDDEEEFEMEQTEEEIAVAEPMTEVRQLKQYKRNNSKIVNIHTNIQMEVIVIHPESYDEAQDICDHIRSKRPVVINLETMERDTAQRIMDFISGACYSLNGNLQRVTNNIFIIAPDNVDIAGDFKEELKTNGIILPWKKE
- a CDS encoding YggS family pyridoxal phosphate-dependent enzyme produces the protein MHMHIKDNLAEVDQQIKKACIKVGRDPSEVTLIAVSKTKPNEYIDAAYKEGMVDFGENKVQELRDKMEEISHRINWHFIGHLQRNKVKYIIDKVSLIHSVDSLRLAEKINEEGNKRGIIVNILVQVNIANEESKFGVEKEALYLLIHSISKLSNVSVKGLMTIAPYTDNPEENRAFFAKMKELYVDIKSKNIDNVNMEILSMGMTNDFEVAIEEGATMIRVGTGIFGERNYK
- a CDS encoding HlyD family efflux transporter periplasmic adaptor subunit, with translation MSGKVIQYKKRRPFNIGLIIYSVILIYIIISVFTFISRKNPSRFEAISGSIREGEFFTGIIIRDEEVINSPYDGYVSYFFRNGDRASRETIICTIDRMNNRRVEEISRLNRDELNVIQYQVSNFKSEYNDSYFNSVYDLTYKINNSLIEFNKIVNNNNIDMNGMNVIRSKYSGIISYRMDGLEELSLENVDTIILSEKVTNEQLLTNRVSVGDPLYKIINSQKWYMVFEPTESLLNYIENRNTLNINLFNDRELTGLIIEKNSGKIVLEFNHSVNDFTDYRFMDFEIIYNDIQGIKIPNSAIISKSFYRIPRDFVTRSGSENGIMRATTLDDGSQTVQFIPFAMNYLDDDYYYIRDTVLNHNDVIIKPNSTESFRVDYMVSLEGVYDSIRGFAQFKLIEKVFSNNAYTIVKQGTPYGIRLYDHIIMNANEVEENEIVY
- a CDS encoding DivIVA domain-containing protein — protein: MLTPLDIESKTFKKGGMGYSAKEVDKFLREIMNHYEKLYKENIELKDKINVLNEGISYYKTIEETLQSTLLLAERTAEETRANAHNKAQQIEKEAELKATLIVQEAKDELYRVQIKIEELISHYDTYKIQIKQFLKTQLEIIDDKTISMANITSKDEIDSFLEHLSKNNNDNEIKEGQTKENSND
- the aroB gene encoding 3-dehydroquinate synthase; this translates as MNRELQIKTKDKEYPIKFCQSYEGLLGLLDHIDFTNKKVCIVTDTNVGNIYLEEVKNALGYSAEKVVAFTFPAGEENKTLNTVYELYELLINEKFDRKSILIALGGGVVGDLTGFTASTYLRGIDFIQMPTSLLSQVDSSIGGKTGVDFKGYKNMVGAFYQPRAVIINTKTIDTLPKNEFSSGMAEIIKHALIKDLEYLDWLEKNSEQVNLLNQESLTEMIYRSCCIKKDVVEKDEKEENIRALLNFGHTVGHAIEKIKDFTWLHGECVSVGMVVAAYLSYKRGYISKEKCYRINNVLVKYNLPIEVKDISPEEIIKVTKLDKKVKSSVLHFILLNELGVANIYTDVTDDELLNAINNIIS
- a CDS encoding YggT family protein produces the protein MPEQTLQIILTTFLYFFRALEIFLIAYIIMSWLPIKPNNPLVQFIRSIVEPLLSPVRRLIQKSVFGGRTSMLDFSPIIVFIILAYLQRFIDSILRGL